A single genomic interval of Geoalkalibacter sp. harbors:
- a CDS encoding DUF362 domain-containing protein: protein MGTHYITEDCTTCGACEPVCPVEAISPGDPMYVIDKETCTDCGACDDVCPVEAIKY from the coding sequence ATGGGAACGCATTACATTACCGAAGACTGCACGACCTGCGGGGCCTGCGAGCCGGTTTGTCCGGTGGAGGCCATCAGTCCGGGCGACCCCATGTATGTCATCGACAAGGAGACCTGCACGGATTGCGGAGCCTGCGATGATGTCTGCCCCGTGGAGGCCATCAAGTACTAG
- a CDS encoding serine/threonine protein kinase yields MTLSPHPFHKLTPDFIMDAVESQGYRCDCRTLALNSYENRVYQVGVEDGAPLIAKFYRSGRWTDAQIREEHGFALELAEHELPVVAPLRNAQGESLFHHHGMRFALYPRQGGHAPEFDHGDNLLIMGRLLGRLHRIGATQPFRHRPALDVQSFGCESVELISERFIPPDYKANYDALSRDLLQAVEALFQEVSPRFLRTHGDCHAGNVLWRDNAPHLVDLDDARLAPAVQDLWMMLSGDRGRRQIQLSDIVEGYGEFFDFNPRELRLIEALRSLRILHYCAWLARRWEDPAFPANFPWFNTTRYWGEHILELREQLAALQEMPLQLL; encoded by the coding sequence ATGACCCTCTCCCCCCACCCCTTCCACAAACTCACTCCCGATTTCATCATGGATGCGGTGGAAAGCCAGGGCTATCGCTGCGACTGCCGTACACTGGCGCTCAACAGCTACGAAAACCGCGTCTATCAGGTGGGCGTCGAGGACGGGGCGCCGCTGATCGCCAAGTTCTATCGATCCGGGCGCTGGACGGATGCGCAAATCCGCGAGGAACATGGCTTTGCCCTGGAACTGGCCGAGCATGAACTGCCGGTGGTGGCGCCGCTGCGCAATGCGCAGGGCGAGAGCTTGTTTCATCATCACGGCATGCGCTTTGCCCTGTATCCGCGCCAGGGCGGGCACGCCCCGGAATTCGATCACGGCGACAACCTGCTGATCATGGGCCGCCTGCTCGGGCGACTGCACCGCATCGGCGCCACCCAGCCCTTCCGACACCGCCCGGCCCTCGACGTACAGAGCTTTGGCTGCGAGAGCGTGGAGTTGATCAGCGAGCGGTTCATCCCGCCGGACTACAAAGCCAACTACGACGCCCTGAGCCGCGACCTGCTGCAGGCCGTCGAAGCACTTTTCCAGGAGGTGAGTCCTCGTTTTCTCCGCACCCACGGCGACTGTCACGCCGGCAACGTTCTGTGGCGCGACAATGCGCCGCACCTGGTCGATCTCGATGATGCCCGCCTGGCGCCCGCCGTGCAGGATCTCTGGATGATGCTCTCCGGCGACCGCGGTCGCCGGCAAATTCAACTGAGTGACATCGTCGAAGGCTACGGTGAATTCTTCGACTTCAATCCCCGTGAATTGCGCCTCATCGAAGCTCTGCGCTCCCTGCGCATCCTGCATTATTGCGCCTGGCTGGCGCGGCGCTGGGAAGATCCCGCCTTTCCCGCCAATTTTCCCTGGTTCAACACCACCCGCTACTGGGGCGAGCATATCCTCGAACTGCGTGAGCAACTCGCCGCCCTGCAGGAGATGCCCCTGCAACTGCTGTAA
- a CDS encoding S8 family serine peptidase, producing the protein MHTLWLRIVDAHFRLIKDARVQAITAEQKPVKLQFEEDRWVGRGRPGEKLRIEVAAEGFEPESHGIELRDEVTQVVIGLRHPGQLSYSQGLDRLAFMPREDAFLLRVRGKNAAEVFAKLAKAHKLKWRPVSPRATSASDDVFAHIEGYLESVQALAKELSAAKLHVEIARAIEHGERPPLGLTNELIVRFVDDVRRPEAERLAGGAGLKILRELRHAGNAFVLTREGAPSYDLLKAADALARSGRVIYVEPNLTFAVEADQYTPNDPLWGQLPHLPLINADDAWDLLDNVAVALRGGSPDITIGVIDLDGVAPNHPDLTANLTDGTSKLVSSMNFAAAPIVAQTAAGLGGNHGTQCAASATAAFDDNRGMPGVAPNCHLIGARIGGAANTVLMADIYLWVGGFLNGSTAAGFPAAPPARAADVISSSWGSNGLALSNTIRDCFDFLTTYGRGGRGCVLCFSLGNTGYIDFTNAAGASFRAWPTYQKTIAVGSSINVNPTNPIPVSFHADPNGNVNNIATAVDRRALFSPFGATALRKPDLVSPSHTAYNGAGNPIDPILSAVRVGTGNVDGCPGPATCNDYAVSFGGTSHSTPTVAGAVALILSARPTLNWVQVRDILRQSCARIDAAQANAIGQWQDLDGDGLSDYSRWYGAGRLDVQAAVGLALDGTLPLADVYVRENLADTGTVPSAGNWWASPDIWVRQDAATPIPALAWSDPPPHQNARRGQDNAVFCRVRNRGTAVATTVYVRAMLTHWAGLEFVYPADFQPSNNVGAPLPNPLVPGTYLIGEARIDNLGVGADQIVKFTWPQALIPPATVMVGGATVHWHPCLLVEASPHDGPAPVGGLAVPVQGNNNIAQRNISIVDAGDPDADLFVGMIAGTRSAFGVATLILDASLLRGAAAIRLHLADARAMKQLTAGIRQAVAEQLVPAPQGETGDPCAVIIEQHTRLRIVCGPCETVIEAAPGSRILTCGGRSGEPAKVNFIKHQNLEAVELVGLRGRIEVPMRLAGNQYVPLLVAVSGPAEGDLQLAQRRGDGEISAGYGIRRTRS; encoded by the coding sequence ATGCACACCCTGTGGCTCAGAATCGTGGATGCCCACTTTCGGCTGATCAAGGACGCCCGGGTTCAGGCGATCACAGCCGAGCAGAAACCGGTCAAATTGCAGTTCGAGGAAGACCGCTGGGTGGGCCGCGGCCGCCCCGGCGAGAAGCTGCGGATCGAGGTCGCGGCGGAAGGCTTCGAACCGGAATCCCACGGCATTGAATTGCGCGATGAGGTGACCCAGGTGGTGATCGGCCTGCGCCATCCCGGGCAGCTTTCCTACAGCCAGGGTCTTGACCGCCTGGCCTTCATGCCGAGGGAGGATGCCTTTCTGCTGCGGGTCCGGGGAAAGAACGCGGCCGAGGTGTTTGCCAAACTGGCCAAGGCGCACAAGCTCAAATGGCGCCCGGTCTCGCCGCGGGCGACCAGTGCCTCCGATGACGTTTTCGCCCACATCGAAGGGTACCTGGAAAGCGTTCAGGCCCTGGCCAAGGAACTCAGCGCCGCCAAGCTCCATGTCGAAATCGCGCGCGCCATCGAGCACGGCGAGCGACCGCCCCTCGGCCTGACCAACGAACTGATCGTGCGTTTTGTCGATGACGTCCGCCGGCCGGAAGCCGAACGGCTGGCGGGGGGCGCGGGCTTGAAAATCCTGCGCGAACTGCGCCATGCGGGCAACGCCTTTGTGCTGACGCGCGAGGGGGCCCCCTCCTACGATCTGCTCAAGGCGGCCGACGCCCTGGCACGCAGCGGGCGGGTGATCTACGTCGAACCCAACCTGACCTTCGCGGTGGAAGCGGATCAATACACCCCCAACGATCCCCTGTGGGGACAGCTGCCGCATCTGCCCCTCATCAACGCCGATGATGCTTGGGATCTGCTGGACAACGTGGCCGTCGCCCTGCGCGGGGGGTCGCCCGACATCACCATCGGCGTCATCGACCTCGATGGCGTGGCCCCCAACCACCCGGATCTGACGGCCAACCTGACCGACGGCACCAGCAAACTGGTGAGCTCCATGAACTTCGCGGCCGCGCCCATCGTCGCGCAAACCGCGGCTGGCCTGGGCGGCAACCACGGCACCCAGTGCGCCGCCTCGGCGACCGCCGCCTTCGACGATAACCGGGGCATGCCGGGGGTCGCGCCCAACTGCCACCTCATCGGCGCGCGCATCGGCGGCGCCGCCAACACGGTGCTCATGGCCGATATCTACCTGTGGGTCGGCGGTTTCCTCAACGGCTCCACGGCGGCGGGCTTTCCGGCAGCGCCTCCGGCACGCGCCGCCGATGTGATTTCGAGTTCCTGGGGGTCCAACGGTCTGGCCCTCTCCAACACCATCCGCGACTGCTTTGATTTCCTCACCACCTACGGGCGCGGCGGCCGCGGCTGCGTGCTGTGCTTTTCCCTGGGCAACACCGGCTATATCGACTTCACCAACGCCGCGGGCGCCTCTTTTCGCGCTTGGCCGACCTACCAAAAAACCATCGCCGTCGGCTCAAGCATCAACGTCAATCCGACCAACCCGATTCCCGTATCCTTTCACGCCGATCCTAACGGCAACGTGAACAATATCGCCACGGCCGTCGACCGGCGCGCTCTGTTCAGCCCCTTTGGCGCCACCGCCCTGCGCAAGCCCGACCTGGTTTCGCCTTCGCACACCGCCTACAACGGTGCGGGCAACCCCATCGACCCGATCCTCTCGGCGGTGCGGGTCGGCACGGGCAACGTGGACGGTTGCCCGGGGCCTGCCACATGCAACGACTACGCCGTTTCCTTCGGCGGCACCAGTCATTCCACGCCCACGGTGGCGGGCGCCGTGGCCCTCATCCTCTCGGCGCGCCCCACGTTGAACTGGGTGCAGGTGCGCGACATCCTGCGCCAATCCTGCGCACGCATCGACGCGGCCCAGGCCAACGCCATCGGTCAATGGCAGGATCTCGACGGCGATGGGCTGAGCGATTACAGCCGCTGGTACGGCGCCGGGCGCCTTGACGTGCAGGCCGCCGTGGGCCTGGCCCTGGATGGGACGCTGCCGCTCGCGGACGTCTACGTGCGCGAAAATCTCGCCGACACGGGCACCGTGCCCTCCGCCGGCAACTGGTGGGCAAGCCCGGACATCTGGGTGCGCCAGGATGCCGCGACCCCCATTCCGGCCTTGGCCTGGAGCGATCCTCCGCCCCATCAGAATGCGCGGCGCGGGCAGGACAACGCGGTGTTCTGCCGGGTGCGCAACCGCGGCACGGCGGTGGCGACAACCGTCTATGTACGGGCCATGCTGACCCATTGGGCCGGCCTGGAATTCGTCTACCCGGCGGACTTCCAACCCTCGAACAACGTCGGCGCGCCGCTCCCCAATCCCCTGGTGCCTGGCACCTACCTGATCGGCGAAGCGCGCATCGACAATCTCGGGGTCGGCGCCGATCAGATCGTGAAATTCACCTGGCCGCAGGCGCTGATTCCACCCGCAACGGTCATGGTCGGGGGAGCCACCGTTCATTGGCATCCCTGCCTGCTGGTGGAAGCCTCGCCCCACGACGGCCCAGCGCCCGTCGGCGGGTTGGCGGTGCCGGTCCAGGGCAACAACAACATCGCCCAGCGCAACATCAGCATCGTCGATGCCGGCGACCCGGATGCCGACCTCTTCGTGGGCATGATCGCCGGCACCCGCAGTGCCTTCGGCGTGGCGACCCTGATCCTAGACGCCAGCCTCCTGCGCGGCGCCGCCGCCATTCGGCTGCACCTGGCCGACGCGCGGGCCATGAAGCAGCTGACGGCGGGCATCCGCCAGGCCGTGGCCGAGCAACTGGTTCCGGCGCCGCAGGGCGAAACGGGCGATCCCTGCGCGGTAATCATCGAACAGCATACCCGCCTCAGAATCGTCTGTGGGCCCTGCGAGACGGTGATCGAAGCGGCGCCCGGATCAAGGATCCTCACCTGCGGCGGTCGCTCCGGCGAACCCGCGAAGGTCAATTTCATCAAGCATCAGAATCTGGAGGCGGTCGAACTGGTGGGATTGCGCGGTCGGATCGAAGTCCCCATGCGTCTGGCCGGAAACCAGTACGTGCCCTTGCTGGTAGCGGTCAGCGGACCTGCCGAAGGTGATTTGCAACTCGCCCAGCGGCGCGGCGACGGCGAGATTTCGGCGGGCTACGGCATTCGCCGGACTCGTTCCTGA